In Rothia mucilaginosa, one genomic interval encodes:
- the epsC gene encoding serine O-acetyltransferase EpsC: MSFIARLREDIENVRQHDPAARGAVEIALNYSGMHAIWVHRLTHKLWQKDETKALARTLSQFARFLTGVEIHPGATIGRRFFIDHGMGIVIGETAEVGDDVMLYHGVTLGGRSLEKVKRHPTIGDRVTIGAGAKVLGPVEIGSDSAIGANAVVVNDHPADSIITGIPAKHRPRTPEKKKPLVDAVEYIDPAMWI; this comes from the coding sequence ATGAGTTTTATTGCGCGTCTGCGTGAAGATATTGAGAACGTCCGCCAGCACGACCCTGCTGCGCGCGGCGCTGTCGAGATTGCGCTGAACTATTCGGGTATGCACGCCATTTGGGTTCACCGTCTGACCCATAAGCTCTGGCAGAAGGATGAGACGAAGGCTCTGGCTCGTACTCTCTCGCAGTTTGCTCGTTTTCTGACCGGTGTGGAGATTCACCCCGGCGCGACCATTGGCCGCCGTTTCTTCATCGATCACGGCATGGGCATTGTCATTGGTGAAACCGCTGAGGTCGGTGACGACGTGATGCTGTACCACGGCGTGACCCTGGGCGGTCGCTCCCTGGAGAAGGTGAAGCGTCACCCCACCATCGGTGACCGCGTGACCATTGGTGCCGGTGCTAAGGTGCTGGGTCCGGTGGAGATTGGTTCCGATAGCGCTATTGGCGCGAACGCCGTGGTGGTCAACGATCACCCCGCCGATTCGATTATTACCGGCATTCCGGCGAAGCACCGCCCGCGCACCCCGGAGAAGAAGAAGCCCCTGGTGGACGCTGTGGAGTACATTGACCCCGCCATGTGGATTTAG
- the cysK gene encoding cysteine synthase A, with amino-acid sequence MAKILNSIVEATGQTPLVKLNRLDEGLPGNVAVKLEFYNPAGSVKDRIGRAIIDAAEKSGALKPGGTIVEGTSGNTGIALAMVGAARGYRVILTMPETMSAERRVLLRAYGAQIVLTPGTEGMRGAVEKAKEIVATTENAILASQFTNEANPAIHYNTTGPEIWEATDGKVDIFVAGIGTGGTISGSGKYLKEQNPDVKVVAVEPKDSPLLSEGRVGPHKIQGLGANFVPETLDRGVYDSVTPVSAEDAMRTSRLLATQEGILGGISSGAAVWAALEEAKKSENKDKLIVAIVPDFGERYISTALYEDIRG; translated from the coding sequence ATGGCAAAGATTCTCAACAGCATTGTTGAAGCAACCGGCCAGACCCCCCTGGTTAAGCTGAACCGACTGGACGAGGGCCTTCCCGGTAACGTAGCGGTCAAGCTTGAGTTCTACAACCCCGCAGGTTCGGTTAAGGACCGTATCGGTCGCGCCATCATTGACGCTGCTGAGAAGTCGGGTGCGCTGAAGCCCGGCGGCACCATTGTTGAGGGTACTTCCGGTAACACCGGTATTGCGCTGGCTATGGTGGGTGCTGCTCGCGGTTACCGCGTCATCCTGACCATGCCGGAGACCATGTCTGCTGAGCGTCGCGTGCTGCTGCGCGCTTATGGTGCTCAGATTGTGCTGACCCCGGGTACCGAGGGTATGCGCGGCGCTGTGGAGAAGGCTAAGGAAATCGTTGCGACCACCGAGAACGCTATTCTGGCGTCCCAGTTCACCAACGAGGCAAACCCCGCCATTCATTACAACACCACCGGCCCTGAGATTTGGGAAGCAACCGACGGTAAGGTCGACATTTTCGTGGCGGGTATTGGCACCGGCGGCACCATTTCCGGTTCGGGTAAGTATCTGAAGGAGCAGAACCCGGACGTGAAGGTTGTTGCGGTTGAGCCTAAGGACTCCCCGCTGCTTTCCGAGGGTCGCGTTGGTCCCCACAAGATTCAGGGCCTGGGCGCTAACTTCGTTCCGGAAACCCTGGACCGTGGCGTCTACGATTCGGTGACTCCGGTCAGCGCTGAGGACGCTATGCGCACCTCCCGCCTGCTGGCTACCCAGGAAGGTATTCTGGGCGGTATTTCTTCCGGTGCGGCTGTCTGGGCTGCTCTGGAGGAGGCTAAGAAGTCTGAGAACAAGGACAAGCTGATCGTGGCTATTGTTCCCGACTTCGGTGAGCGTTACATCTCTACCGCCCTGTACGAGGATATCCGCGGCTAG
- a CDS encoding DUF6318 family protein — protein MSENLTRRAALGVLGVSSMALLAACGSKATSEASASASGSESASAAASESATASPSASASASTSPSASASASATAANSPLPNDNKDYSGVAKLEKMEEHGEYQPGNAEHPPQNVPSPIVPEAMHQNSVAGFAAALAYFGAAFEYLLRTGDMHYMNEVSTDQETLAAMKKYADSTKAGIDEKKTWYVNPTATLTIGTKQPVLAQGAYNWTVTLNVDLGEKLFKDGKEQTVAADKRHVKMFGEAVGRYLNNKWDLHMDIN, from the coding sequence ATGTCCGAGAACCTGACCCGCCGCGCGGCGCTGGGTGTGCTGGGCGTCAGCTCCATGGCGTTGCTGGCGGCTTGTGGCTCTAAGGCTACTTCTGAGGCGTCTGCTTCCGCTTCTGGCTCTGAGAGCGCTTCTGCGGCTGCTTCTGAGTCTGCTACCGCGTCGCCGAGCGCTTCGGCTTCGGCGTCTACTTCCCCTTCGGCTTCTGCGTCTGCTTCGGCTACCGCAGCGAACTCTCCGCTGCCTAACGACAATAAGGATTACAGCGGCGTAGCGAAGCTGGAGAAGATGGAGGAGCACGGCGAGTACCAGCCGGGTAACGCTGAGCACCCGCCGCAGAATGTTCCTTCCCCGATCGTTCCGGAGGCTATGCACCAGAATTCGGTGGCTGGCTTCGCGGCGGCTCTGGCGTACTTCGGTGCGGCGTTCGAGTACCTGCTGCGTACCGGCGATATGCACTACATGAACGAGGTCAGCACCGACCAGGAGACCTTGGCGGCGATGAAGAAGTACGCGGACTCCACCAAGGCTGGTATTGACGAGAAGAAGACCTGGTACGTGAACCCGACCGCTACCTTGACCATTGGCACTAAGCAGCCGGTTCTGGCGCAGGGTGCGTACAACTGGACCGTGACTTTGAACGTGGATCTGGGTGAGAAGCTGTTCAAGGACGGTAAGGAGCAGACCGTGGCTGCTGATAAGCGTCACGTGAAGATGTTCGGTGAGGCTGTTGGCCGCTACTTGAACAACAAGTGGGACCTGCACATGGACATCAACTAG
- a CDS encoding DUF6318 family protein produces MSSFSQSSFSRRSLLRLGVGVSAVAGSTALLSACGSGGSSQQSGSQGGSLNGAKSSANPNGYSDDGQNYSGLVEYTHYEGAVNYEQGTVEHPPRNAPKPKVTDALSVNTVTGFHEAIAYFAAAMDYLVKTGSTDAFSTGIQLSSKTRSEVDALSASILAGVQKGSWYVNPSASYALSSAQPSIMSDGNLLFKGKYTLDFGTEAVAEGKIQPVVASASASASAEPTEPSEDALVSESASPSASATASATAAGPVSQVTVQECDFRGRYHADSKVWELSVAYGATLQGGATGGTASAAASGSASAPSSAAASAEAS; encoded by the coding sequence ATGTCTTCTTTTTCTCAGTCTTCTTTCTCTCGCCGCTCCCTGTTGCGCCTGGGCGTGGGCGTTTCTGCTGTTGCCGGTTCTACGGCGCTGTTGAGCGCGTGCGGTTCGGGTGGCTCTAGCCAGCAGTCTGGTTCTCAGGGCGGTAGCCTGAACGGCGCGAAGTCGAGCGCTAACCCGAATGGGTACAGTGATGATGGCCAGAACTATTCGGGTCTGGTGGAGTACACCCACTATGAGGGCGCGGTGAATTATGAGCAGGGTACGGTGGAGCATCCGCCGCGTAATGCTCCGAAGCCGAAGGTGACTGATGCTCTGTCGGTCAATACGGTGACGGGTTTCCATGAGGCGATTGCTTATTTTGCGGCGGCTATGGATTATCTGGTGAAGACCGGTAGCACGGATGCATTCTCAACCGGCATTCAGCTGTCCTCGAAGACTCGCTCTGAGGTGGATGCCCTGTCGGCTTCTATTCTTGCGGGTGTGCAGAAGGGTTCCTGGTATGTGAACCCGTCGGCTTCCTATGCGCTGTCGAGTGCGCAGCCGTCGATTATGAGTGATGGCAACCTGCTGTTTAAGGGCAAGTACACTCTGGATTTCGGTACGGAGGCGGTGGCTGAGGGCAAGATCCAGCCGGTGGTCGCCTCCGCGAGCGCTTCGGCGTCTGCTGAGCCTACTGAGCCGTCCGAGGATGCGCTGGTGTCTGAGTCGGCGTCCCCCAGCGCTTCCGCTACTGCTTCTGCGACTGCGGCGGGTCCGGTTTCTCAGGTGACGGTTCAGGAGTGCGATTTCCGCGGCCGCTACCACGCTGATTCTAAGGTGTGGGAGCTGAGCGTGGCGTACGGCGCGACCTTGCAGGGTGGTGCTACCGGTGGCACCGCGAGCGCGGCGGCATCCGGTTCGGCTTCCGCACCCTCTTCTGCCGCCGCTTCTGCTGAGGCGTCATAG
- a CDS encoding DUF6318 family protein, translating into MALFPLTSGLSNGSATGISRRSALRYAGAGVAGVSLSALLVACGGSSSTTENADADTPQMSPSASARTDFSGEVTFDNYEKKGTFVPATDSAPAQNVPVPKRPASASENSVQGLYDSIAFVYAAINYLVLTGDAAPLRESKADEKFIASFSSFMDESNESSQARDWFVSPKVTMSAFTAVPTLVKKSVQWTFDLVIDLGPTVVVDGAPAEMSEKVRRTERGLVVTGVRHDNDWTLTIQDEYEAQASAQPKNGGGSGGAANGGNAGDSGNSGNSGNGGNSNGDNL; encoded by the coding sequence GTGGCGCTTTTCCCTTTGACCTCTGGGCTTTCTAATGGTTCCGCTACCGGCATCAGCCGCCGTTCTGCTCTGCGTTACGCCGGTGCGGGCGTTGCAGGCGTGTCGTTGAGCGCCCTGCTGGTTGCCTGCGGTGGTTCTTCGTCCACCACCGAGAATGCTGATGCGGATACCCCTCAGATGTCTCCCTCGGCTTCTGCGCGCACTGACTTTAGCGGCGAGGTCACCTTCGATAACTATGAGAAGAAGGGCACTTTCGTTCCGGCGACCGACTCTGCTCCCGCGCAGAACGTGCCGGTGCCCAAGCGCCCGGCGAGCGCTTCGGAGAACTCGGTGCAGGGCCTGTACGATTCGATTGCGTTCGTGTATGCGGCGATTAACTACCTGGTGTTGACCGGTGATGCGGCTCCGCTGCGTGAGTCGAAGGCTGACGAGAAGTTCATTGCCTCGTTCTCTTCGTTCATGGATGAGTCGAATGAGAGCTCTCAGGCGCGTGACTGGTTTGTTTCGCCGAAGGTGACGATGTCTGCGTTCACTGCTGTTCCGACTCTGGTGAAGAAGAGCGTGCAGTGGACTTTCGACCTGGTGATTGATTTGGGTCCAACCGTTGTGGTTGATGGCGCTCCTGCGGAGATGTCTGAGAAGGTTCGCCGCACTGAGCGTGGCCTGGTGGTTACCGGTGTGCGCCACGATAATGATTGGACTTTGACTATTCAGGATGAGTATGAGGCGCAGGCTTCGGCTCAGCCTAAGAATGGTGGCGGTTCCGGTGGTGCCGCTAACGGCGGTAATGCTGGTGATTCCGGTAACTCCGGCAACTCCGGTAATGGCGGCAATTCTAATGGTGACAACCTTTAA
- a CDS encoding DUF6318 family protein — translation MIHSRRHFIALTGTAALGAMLAACGSKKTEEATASPTASASIAGAYDNLSGELKWTKYVPGHGAAPMSSTDPETGQVYTIEPTAGPASVDSKASAVPIPVEDESMYEKNARSLRATFAYFAAAVNYARMTGDPGPALQVVQAQNSTDRAALEKLRAFYATGTNWLVGGEWTFRLTDKQPTTRGTKYSWACTVTQAHGLQVEKATNTTKPLEDTEAPEIKALYAEYDEEAKRWVVISPQQYDPALTPKPTQTPRAHPSSTYTPTVTDDSTVAANGGANTGANTSGNGAAQGTANNGAAQNGGAQNGGTQNGGARQYTGSQNGGAQAPQPAATQAPAATAQPVATQPAAATAQPSVAPGAPDPGAPDPGAAGGDATPAGGAQ, via the coding sequence ATGATTCACAGCCGCCGCCACTTTATTGCGCTCACGGGCACTGCCGCCCTGGGTGCGATGCTTGCCGCTTGCGGTTCCAAAAAGACTGAGGAGGCGACCGCCTCCCCCACTGCTTCCGCTTCGATTGCGGGTGCCTACGATAACCTGTCGGGCGAGCTGAAGTGGACCAAGTACGTTCCCGGTCATGGCGCAGCCCCGATGAGTAGCACCGACCCGGAGACCGGTCAGGTCTACACGATTGAGCCGACCGCCGGCCCGGCAAGCGTGGATTCTAAGGCGAGCGCCGTACCCATCCCCGTTGAGGATGAGAGCATGTACGAGAAGAACGCCCGTAGCCTGCGCGCCACTTTCGCGTATTTTGCGGCGGCGGTGAATTACGCCCGCATGACCGGTGATCCCGGTCCGGCTTTGCAGGTGGTTCAGGCGCAGAACTCTACCGACCGTGCGGCGTTGGAGAAGTTGCGTGCGTTCTATGCGACTGGCACGAACTGGCTAGTGGGTGGCGAGTGGACGTTCCGCCTGACCGATAAGCAGCCGACGACCCGCGGTACTAAGTATTCGTGGGCGTGCACCGTAACGCAGGCGCACGGCCTGCAGGTTGAGAAGGCGACGAACACCACCAAGCCGCTGGAGGACACTGAGGCCCCGGAGATTAAGGCTCTGTACGCTGAGTACGATGAGGAGGCGAAGCGCTGGGTCGTGATTTCGCCTCAGCAGTATGATCCCGCGTTGACTCCGAAGCCGACGCAGACTCCGCGCGCGCATCCTTCGTCGACTTACACTCCGACGGTGACTGATGACAGCACCGTGGCGGCTAATGGCGGCGCGAACACCGGCGCGAATACTTCGGGTAACGGTGCCGCGCAGGGTACTGCAAATAATGGTGCGGCACAGAACGGTGGCGCCCAAAATGGTGGTACCCAAAACGGCGGCGCACGACAGTACACTGGCTCCCAGAATGGTGGCGCACAGGCTCCTCAGCCTGCCGCTACCCAGGCGCCTGCAGCTACCGCGCAGCCTGTGGCGACTCAGCCTGCCGCTGCGACGGCTCAGCCGAGCGTAGCTCCCGGCGCTCCTGATCCCGGTGCTCCTGATCCCGGTGCCGCCGGTGGAGATGCTACTCCTGCCGGGGGTGCCCAGTAG
- a CDS encoding DUF6318 family protein, protein MSALASACSPVVSRPQPLSESSPADAAPAPQSTQTKAATTTRSITQAEPLPASALDGRGPAILPDQFFERSGDFSNGTLSHRAINVPRPTMPPEAKERTVEGLHAFLQYWGAAQNYMLLTGDTDPFMNLPGQEHFSNMAQMYRDIYRYNIGWLVSKNNHPMCINLSSPQPVPATEQDVYCWKATLKVDENAFLFNHETRQREQLTGIYGSNQKADAYVYFGAEGWQMLEDPKSSPSATATPAANPEPSTNTPSAQPTPNASTSSKAARYIRGSA, encoded by the coding sequence TTGAGTGCACTCGCAAGCGCCTGCAGCCCCGTCGTTTCTCGCCCTCAACCGCTCTCCGAATCTTCTCCGGCTGACGCCGCACCGGCGCCTCAGAGCACCCAGACCAAAGCTGCAACCACCACGCGCAGTATTACGCAGGCCGAGCCTCTGCCTGCGTCGGCTCTGGATGGTCGCGGACCGGCTATTCTGCCGGATCAGTTCTTTGAGCGTTCCGGCGATTTTTCGAACGGCACCCTGAGCCACCGAGCCATTAATGTCCCCCGCCCCACCATGCCCCCGGAAGCTAAAGAGCGCACCGTTGAGGGCCTGCACGCTTTCCTGCAGTACTGGGGTGCGGCGCAGAACTATATGCTCCTCACCGGCGACACCGACCCCTTCATGAATCTGCCCGGCCAGGAGCACTTCAGCAACATGGCGCAGATGTACCGCGATATCTACCGCTACAACATCGGCTGGCTGGTCTCTAAGAACAACCACCCCATGTGCATTAACCTGAGCTCCCCGCAGCCGGTGCCCGCCACCGAGCAGGACGTCTACTGCTGGAAGGCAACCCTGAAGGTGGATGAGAACGCGTTCCTGTTCAACCATGAGACCCGTCAGCGTGAGCAGCTCACCGGTATCTACGGCAGTAATCAGAAGGCGGACGCTTACGTCTACTTTGGCGCAGAGGGCTGGCAGATGCTGGAGGATCCGAAGTCTTCCCCGAGTGCTACCGCCACCCCTGCGGCTAACCCTGAACCGTCCACGAATACTCCGAGCGCGCAGCCGACCCCGAATGCGAGTACCTCTTCTAAGGCGGCTCGTTATATTCGAGGTTCAGCCTAA
- a CDS encoding dynamin family protein: protein MTTTDYAQLKAARELLTRIPLPLDVEPGETPGTPYTVTHDGTASARTLLAAMARQLDDYILPRSASVDNPLTIVVGGSTGAGKSTLVNTLLGEPLTQSGAIRPTTRHPVLLHRAEDEAALSPERFLPTLPRTRTSGMNAGSQALPGLDPKIARALIPITTSALPQGIALIDAPDIDSVSEENRTLAKELLSAADLWLFVTTANRYADAVPWELLHEAAARSIAIAVVLNRVPEGDEEAIENDLRRMLDEAGIHAILIHTVTEQPRDENGMLAPVSLAPLTLWIRELGADAPARAAIARQTLAGAVETLAGNLQVLAAEQARQQAAHQSLASIAAEEYEEALTTIDGALSDGSLLRGEVLSRWHDFVGTGDFFRSLDSTIGRLRDRVGSALRGQPAAAQKVEDALESGIHAVVLDAAARASENTRTRWRASRAGRSLLARLDAPQAVPAAPQAVSAAVEQITDGEAKGEVQSAEDIFSAAVAEQIRLWQGSVLEMIREEGADKRKRARFLSLGVNAAAVMLMVAAFSLTGGITGIEAGIAGGSGVVGTKLLESIFGEDAVRRMATRARTDLLERMANLLTEHAQPFTAVLEETDPQADAEDIHRAAEQVQKIAAEMSAQSQAAQAKSAQTQGAQTPWSATA from the coding sequence GTGACTACCACCGACTATGCGCAGCTCAAAGCAGCTCGCGAACTGCTCACTCGAATCCCCCTCCCGCTCGACGTAGAACCCGGCGAAACCCCCGGCACCCCCTACACCGTCACCCACGACGGCACCGCCTCCGCGCGCACCCTGCTCGCCGCCATGGCACGCCAACTCGACGACTACATCCTGCCGCGCAGCGCCAGCGTCGACAACCCCCTCACCATCGTGGTCGGAGGCTCCACCGGCGCCGGCAAATCCACCCTCGTCAACACCCTGCTCGGTGAACCGCTCACCCAGTCCGGCGCGATTCGACCCACCACCCGCCACCCCGTACTACTGCACCGTGCAGAAGATGAGGCGGCACTGTCACCCGAACGCTTCCTACCCACCCTGCCGCGCACCCGCACCTCCGGCATGAACGCCGGATCGCAGGCACTACCCGGCCTCGACCCGAAGATTGCGCGCGCCCTCATCCCTATTACTACCTCGGCGCTACCGCAGGGCATTGCGCTCATTGACGCACCCGATATCGACTCCGTCTCCGAGGAAAACCGCACCCTCGCCAAGGAGCTACTCTCCGCCGCCGACCTGTGGCTCTTCGTCACCACCGCCAACCGCTACGCCGATGCCGTGCCCTGGGAACTGCTCCACGAAGCAGCTGCACGCTCCATCGCCATCGCCGTGGTGCTCAACCGCGTACCCGAAGGCGACGAAGAGGCCATCGAAAACGACCTGCGACGCATGCTCGACGAGGCCGGAATCCACGCCATACTGATTCACACCGTCACCGAACAGCCGCGCGACGAAAACGGCATGCTCGCACCCGTCAGCCTCGCCCCGCTGACCCTGTGGATCCGCGAACTCGGCGCCGACGCACCTGCCCGCGCCGCCATCGCCCGGCAGACCCTCGCCGGTGCCGTCGAAACCCTCGCCGGTAACCTGCAGGTGCTCGCCGCAGAACAGGCACGCCAGCAGGCGGCGCACCAGTCGCTCGCCAGCATCGCCGCCGAAGAGTACGAGGAGGCGCTGACCACCATCGACGGCGCCCTCTCCGACGGCTCCTTGCTGCGCGGCGAAGTGCTCTCGCGCTGGCACGACTTCGTGGGAACCGGCGACTTCTTCCGCTCCCTCGACAGCACCATCGGTCGCCTGCGCGACCGCGTCGGCTCCGCACTGCGCGGTCAGCCCGCTGCCGCCCAGAAGGTAGAAGACGCCCTCGAAAGCGGCATCCACGCCGTCGTGCTGGATGCAGCCGCCCGCGCCTCCGAAAACACCCGCACCCGCTGGCGTGCCAGCCGCGCCGGACGCTCCCTGCTGGCGCGCCTTGATGCGCCGCAGGCTGTCCCTGCCGCGCCGCAGGCTGTCTCAGCTGCGGTCGAACAGATTACAGACGGCGAAGCGAAGGGCGAGGTGCAGTCCGCCGAGGATATCTTCTCCGCAGCTGTTGCTGAGCAGATTCGCCTCTGGCAGGGTTCCGTGCTCGAAATGATCCGAGAAGAAGGCGCCGACAAGCGCAAACGCGCCCGCTTCCTCTCCCTGGGCGTGAACGCCGCCGCCGTGATGCTCATGGTCGCCGCGTTCAGCCTCACCGGCGGCATTACCGGTATTGAGGCGGGTATTGCGGGCGGTAGCGGCGTGGTCGGCACCAAGCTGCTCGAGTCCATCTTCGGTGAGGATGCGGTGCGCCGCATGGCAACCCGCGCCCGCACCGACCTGCTCGAGCGCATGGCGAATCTGCTCACCGAGCACGCTCAGCCCTTCACCGCCGTACTGGAAGAAACCGACCCGCAGGCTGACGCCGAGGACATTCACCGCGCCGCCGAGCAGGTGCAGAAAATCGCCGCAGAAATGAGTGCTCAGAGCCAGGCTGCCCAGGCAAAGAGCGCACAGACACAGGGCGCACAGACCCCCTGGTCGGCTACGGCATAG
- a CDS encoding GTPase, whose protein sequence is MTTPENKPENKAAERHTERGAAPGTTPAVATSPFARSVASLKEAISYGEGRVPETVLLDAAETLERLSQRRELSTEHTVIGFFGATGSGKSTLFNAIAGQNIALSAPTRPTTSTVQAAIWEAEGSEELLDWLGIDKRVYPQTQALTAEGEATEGNGAGGGVAAPNAVTEPAPGLFNRIRRAVGGRGEMRTRTGGLILLDMPDFDSVTTTNRDLAARMMRYVDVLVWVVDPQKYADAVIHRDFMVPLAASGAQALCVLNQADKLAPAEVPAVLASLTRLLQAEGTDAHLLAAPIAVSARTGEGIEVLRDLLAQVAAAKSLSLQRTDAQLHATASQLRTYAGGEGTVLAGAYALEAERKLVQACYTSSHAEQVLQAATASYRRAAGQHTGWILTRWMSRLKADPLRRLHLGQQDEKKSESKAEKFEGMLGPDSENAPELVASSLPPLSAAQKAGMANAVRQYSKQMANRIDEPWKRSMKEAALSREAELPDLLERDMVRIDYGLGRTRAPWVIFNALQWIALLSALVGVAWLTLISGMAYLQIQLPPAPTPEGSPVPLPTLLLLLGVLLGIASAGVGRLLTAMGSRYYARKLRGRLQTGVEKAVQTCVVAPIQQEAKRLNAYRKALDI, encoded by the coding sequence ATGACTACCCCCGAGAACAAACCTGAGAACAAAGCCGCTGAGCGCCATACCGAACGAGGCGCCGCCCCGGGCACCACCCCCGCCGTGGCGACCTCGCCCTTCGCGCGCTCCGTCGCATCCCTGAAGGAAGCCATCAGCTACGGTGAAGGACGAGTCCCCGAAACCGTCCTGCTCGACGCCGCCGAAACCCTCGAACGCCTTAGCCAGCGCCGCGAACTCTCCACCGAACACACCGTCATCGGTTTCTTCGGCGCGACCGGCAGCGGCAAATCCACCCTCTTCAACGCCATCGCCGGGCAGAATATTGCCCTCTCCGCACCCACGCGCCCGACCACCTCCACCGTGCAGGCGGCAATCTGGGAGGCAGAAGGCAGCGAAGAGCTACTCGACTGGCTCGGCATTGACAAGCGCGTCTACCCGCAAACTCAGGCGCTCACCGCCGAAGGAGAAGCAACCGAGGGTAACGGGGCTGGCGGGGGAGTAGCGGCACCCAACGCCGTCACCGAACCCGCACCTGGACTCTTCAACCGCATCCGCCGAGCCGTCGGCGGACGCGGCGAAATGCGCACCCGCACCGGCGGACTCATCCTGCTGGACATGCCCGACTTCGACTCGGTCACCACCACCAACCGCGACCTCGCCGCCCGCATGATGCGCTACGTGGACGTGCTCGTCTGGGTCGTCGACCCCCAAAAATACGCCGACGCCGTCATCCACCGCGACTTCATGGTGCCGCTTGCCGCCTCCGGTGCGCAGGCGCTCTGCGTGCTCAACCAAGCGGACAAGCTCGCACCCGCCGAAGTACCCGCCGTGCTCGCCTCCCTCACCCGCCTGCTCCAGGCTGAGGGTACTGATGCGCACCTGCTCGCCGCACCCATCGCCGTTTCCGCCCGAACCGGTGAGGGTATCGAGGTGCTCCGAGACCTGCTCGCCCAGGTAGCCGCCGCCAAGAGCCTGTCCTTGCAACGAACCGACGCGCAGTTGCACGCCACCGCCTCCCAGCTGCGCACCTACGCCGGGGGAGAGGGCACAGTGCTCGCCGGAGCCTACGCCCTCGAGGCGGAACGGAAGCTCGTGCAGGCATGCTACACCTCCAGCCATGCCGAGCAGGTTTTGCAGGCGGCAACCGCCTCCTACCGCCGCGCGGCGGGTCAGCACACCGGCTGGATTCTCACCCGCTGGATGAGCCGACTGAAGGCCGACCCCCTGCGCCGCCTGCACCTGGGACAGCAGGACGAGAAGAAGAGCGAATCCAAGGCTGAGAAGTTCGAGGGAATGCTCGGCCCCGATAGCGAGAATGCACCCGAGCTGGTGGCATCCTCACTACCTCCGCTGAGCGCCGCACAGAAGGCGGGCATGGCAAACGCCGTGCGCCAGTACAGCAAGCAGATGGCGAACCGCATCGACGAACCCTGGAAGCGCAGCATGAAGGAAGCCGCCCTCTCCCGCGAGGCAGAGCTACCCGACCTGCTCGAACGCGATATGGTGCGCATCGACTACGGTCTGGGCCGCACCCGCGCCCCCTGGGTCATCTTCAACGCCCTACAGTGGATTGCGCTACTCAGCGCCCTGGTGGGTGTCGCCTGGCTGACCCTGATCTCCGGCATGGCGTACCTGCAGATTCAGCTACCGCCCGCCCCGACCCCCGAAGGCTCCCCGGTACCCCTGCCGACCCTGCTTCTGCTGCTGGGCGTATTGCTTGGTATCGCCTCGGCGGGCGTGGGCAGGCTA